AGTACCTATCCCGGATTACTCACGTTAGATGGCGCTAAAAGGGCTTTAAACGAGCATGTTTCAATAGCGAAGTCAGCGCTTTCAGGGCACGGTTTTAACGATATCATTCTACTTAAACTTGCTGATTTAATCGCATTTAGAGAAAATTAATCATAATAATCTAGTAATTTCAAAAATTTTTCACAAGTATAAATCAAATTGATTTGCTTTTCCTAAAATACCGTGTTATACTAATGTAAGATTATTTTTGTGGGTGAAAGATACGATTGTGAACAACTTTCCATCTCGTGCCGTTAAGCAAGAATAGTAAATAATTAGTGTGCATAACACACGAGGAGGAACATGAACATGGAACAAGGTACAGTAAAATGGTTTAACGCAGAAAAAGGATTTGGTTTTATCGAACGCGAAAACGGTGACGATGTATTCGTACATTTCAGCGCTATCCAAGGTGACGGATTCAAATCTTTAGACGAAGGTCAAGCAGTATCTTTCGACGTTG
The nucleotide sequence above comes from Listeria ivanovii subsp. londoniensis. Encoded proteins:
- a CDS encoding cold-shock protein, with translation MEQGTVKWFNAEKGFGFIERENGDDVFVHFSAIQGDGFKSLDEGQAVSFDVEEGQRGPQAANVQKA